TTGATGCCCACATTGGCATGCCATGGCAGTGCTCCTTTTGCTCCTAGTTATATTTATCCTGCTGGAGATGTAGACAGCTCTTCCATCACTGAATCTCCTTTCATATACCCACCTTTGCTATCTCTTGCTTAGTCCCTATGTGGGCTCCTATGCACCTGTGTTGGAGCTTCCAACAGAGAAAGGCCACTGCGTGGTGGCAGGGTTTTGATTCTGCTATTGTTAATATTTTCCTTTAGGTAGGCAACATTAAAAGTTCAGAATGATTGGGCttgtttccattctgaatttcCAGACATTCAGGAGCTCTTTCCAAGGGTGCACGTTGGTGCCAGCCACTCATGCAACCTCTCCCAGAACGCTTGGGAATTACCTGGGCAGggtcattttttccccaaagcagcTAGTTGGCCATTGATTTAGGACAAGAAGAAGAGTGTGAGGGGATGTTTCGTGCAGTCATACATGGTGCATAAGTCTAGAACCGGCTGCTATGCTAAAATAATTGGATTGCCTCCTCTCATGCAGCTCTAAGAACCTAATTAGGAAGTTGGTTCTCTAACTGAAGGCACATTCCGTTATATTCGGTATAGAGAGAGACATGGCCTAGTGGTCTGAGCATGGAGCTATGTGCCAGGATCACCTGAGTTTTAATCCCCACGTGGAGACATTGTTTCTCTCTATGGCCTCCCATAAATCACTTCATATCTCTGTCTCAGCCTTCCTAGGTGGGAAAGTTGTGAAATTTAATTAGAGCCGCACTGTGGCTCTTAGCTCCAGCCCATGAtgggagagaggggcagagatACACCGATTTAGCAGGAGTTGCTAGAGATAGGCACAATGCGTTGGATAGCACATGGGGGCTAGGGCAGAGAAATCCCTGCTGCATTCTTTGCACTCCCTGGGCTTCACACTagcccttccctttcccctctctgccaCTGGCAGAAAGCTTTGATTGTAGttggcagggtggggaaggggtggttgTTTGCAGCATTTCTACACCACCCCAGCTTGTGGGCCTGCCCAGAATTAGGCACCTTCTAAGcccttaagggtatgtctacattgcatctGGGAGTGAACTTCCCAGCCTGGGTTCATAGACTTGGGTTAACGGGGCCCTGAAGATACCTGTAGATAGTGCTTTgacattgcagctcaggctggagattGGGCTCCAAagccccctcctctctccaggtGTCAGAGCCTGGACTTCTGCCCAAGCTGCAATGTCTTCTTGTAGCATGCCAGTGTGAGTcctgctagcacaagtctgtagacccagactgggaggctcgctcctagatgcagtgtagacatacccttcctggcctgactttcagaggcgCTGAGCATTTACAGCTCCCATTCAAGGTGCTCAGTTCTCCTGAAAAAAAGGTGATGTGTTTCTAAATTGCTTTCAAAGGGGAAAGCActaagagtgggattttcagatgCCTTTAGCTTTGGCCTAATGCTGCTccgttgacatcagtggaagtttgaccactgacttcagcaggagtggagTTTGGctagtgctgagtgcttttgtaaatcccactccAGGCTGCTAGGAGTGACCTTTAAAGTTGTTGAAATAAATGCAGATAAACAGAAGGCACCATAGCCAGGAGCAGTGGTGCACAAAGGCATGAAATGACGTGTAATGAACGAATGTGATTGGTTAAAAGTACTCCAGATTACATTTTCctcccatatttttttttaatcaaacaaaacATTAATTTGATGCCATTAGGAAAAGAAAGTTGACATTATTTTGTTAAAGTAGTTGCTCGGCACTAAACCTGTATCAGCTACATGCTACAGGAGACGTTGGATTTAAGAGCTGGTCCTAACTGTATACTCCCTCCTGTGCCAGCAAAAGTGATGTATATGCAGCATGCAGGAATCATGTATGAAATGCACAAGTACACGATCTTTAGATATTCATTGCATGTTCCTTGCATTATCCCTTAAATAAATGATCCCTGAATATTTTGCATCATCTATGCATGATCCCCCTCTCTCGTTTCTGTTCCCTGTGATAAAGACAATGCTGATGTATGTAAACTTCCTGTTGTAGTAACTGATGCTATCTCACAGAGGGCTCAATCTAATtctcatagaagtcaatggatttatttCCACTGCTTGTAAcgagagctggatcaggcccatattgcATTGTACTCTAACAACACCAAATCACATACCATACTCTATATAGGACTGGGCTGCCATTCATAGTGCACTAAAGATGCCTTGCTCTGGGTATCCCATAGCACTTCTTCACTTCACTTCCATTCCACTGAATCACAGCTTGCCTCATCTATTGTGCTGGATAAATGCTGCTGTGCTCCTTGCAGTCACTCTTGCATATAGTGACCCTGCCTTATGTCCTATCATTTAATGCTAATGTTTCCTTGCCTTTATGATTGCGTCTGGCCTGCTGTGAAACTAACACCATTTCTCTCCTACATGCTTCTGTAAACTACCATGCCTAAATGAAATTACACATTAATACAGTTACATGGTAATAGATTAGTACTAGGAATTTATTAGTATAGGGGTTATTTTcaaggcactgtgcaaacaccaACTAATTAGCCTTCCCAGCACTCTGTGGAGTAGGTTAGTAAGATATACCACTCAAGTTTTACCACCGGAGGAAAGGAGATATAGAAAGAATACGTGTCATTCATAAGGCCACTCCGTGAGTAAGTAGCAGAACAGAGATTGAAAACCAGAACTTCCTCACTCAGCCCCAAGATCTAGGCTGACAttgtagtcccactgaactcactgggagttttcccattgatttcagtggggacagCACATCACCCAGGTCTCTAAGACCAGGCTGATGATATTACTGGGATTGATTTGCATGGATCTTTATAATTCTGCCCTGTTCTGTCCTTCATATGACTAATGGAAGGCTGGAGTAAAATTGTATTCCTTTATTCTCTGGCAGTTCTGGAAACTGCATTGCTGAGTTATGAGACATTTAGCATATGCGGACGCCAAAGAGGAAGATCCAAACCCATGATGATTGTGGGTTCAGTTGACTCTTCCCTTGTTTTTCGGTTACCCTGTATACACGATTAGTCTCATATTATCAAACTCCGAATTCAGCAACCTGTGCCAAATGGAGACCAGGGCTTTTAGGGTaacttctgctctcagttataacAGTGTAaatctgccactgaaatcaggagttacttcagatttacaatggtgtgactgagagcagaatttggccctttgtatgTATGTTTTTGTAATGGTTGCTACAGAATAGATGGAGGTGGGGGCGGAGAGGAGATGGGCCAACTGGTAATAGCTCTAAAATCCAGTAGTTATATAGTAACTCTCCTCTGAGGCTTTAGATGCAGACAGTATAATGAACACAAATTTCCAGGGTTCCAGCCAGGGCACTACTGTTCTGTCCTCTGCTAGGCCTCAGCCATGTTTCCCTGCTGGCGGGAAAACTGCAGAAGGCTTTTCCCAGAACCATTTAAGGGATCAATCGTATTTGCATCCAATTTCTCCATAAAGTGATTAATTGAATCGCATTTGGGCTTGAGCGTCTTTCTGAACTGAAGGCTGATAAGAGACAAAATCACAGTACATCTGTTGGGTGCATTGCTGGCTGGTGCCATAGAAGTAGACACTGCCGCAGTATCAGCTATGATTAACAAAGCTGCTAGACTGAACAAGGAGTGAGAAATTAGAAAGGACCATGAAATATTTGGTAGTAGTTCTGTGCTTTCCAAATGAGCCAAAAAGAGCTCACAGCCCCTTTAAACTAAATGGacctaattctcctctcacttacgctggtgtaagtcagcagtaactccactgaaatcagtagctACAGTAGCACGAACCTGTGCAAGTAAGAAACAAATTGGGATGTGTGTATTCCATAATGGTCCATAAACAAAAATCCCAGATCAGAATCACAAATGAGAGTATTCAAGGACCTGTATTGAGGATCTTTACGATGATTATTCATGTCACAGGAAAGTGCTATAATTATAAGTGATGTCACCCTTAAAACACTATGgctcaaattcatccctggtaacattccattaaagtcaatggaattacaccagggattaatttgatcCAGTACTTGACAACTTATAGTAGAAATCAGTTTTTCACTTAGTCTTCATTGGAGAGCTGCTGTCTTTCTGTGCCTAACATGTAAATATAATATTTTCCTCATAGAGAATTTTTCTCCAGTATAGCAGTGGAGATTGTTTGAAGCACAGTTTGTTAGCCTGGAGAATTCCACCAGCTTCAGTGgcttaggccaggggttctcagcctttttctttctgaggccccccaaacatgctgtaaaaactccacggcccacctgtgccacagtaactggttttctgcatctaaaAGCCATGGCTGGTGTTAAGGGCAGTTGCcgagggccccatgccacagggggcactgtgaagctaagttactcaggtttcagcttcagcccaTGGTGGCTCAGGGCCCCACACTTCACCCCACATGCAGTGggacttcggctttctgccctggaccccagcaagtctaacactggccctgcttggtggactccctgaaacctgctcacggacccctcgttgagaaccactggcttagactGCATGATGTTTCAGGTTGTGGTAGCTGAATGTAGTCTCATATTAATactatgtgacagggtcaggccagatagctacaggagagtgatcctattgggatctgggaagtgggcgggctacaggagagtgattaaACTTAAGTCAAAAGAAAGGCTTAACCCCTGAATCCGTACAGAGTGCGACCCTGGTGTTTTAAAGTGTAAACCACGTCCGTGGCTGTCACAGTCTTCCGCTTCGCATGCTCGGTGTAAGTAACAGCATCATGGATCACGTGTTCGAGAAAAACTTTGAGCACGCCACGGGTCTCTTCATAGATCAACCCAGAAACACGCTTGACACCGCCACGACGAGCCAAACGACGAATAGCCGGTTTAGTAATACCTTGAATGTTATCATGAAGTGCCTTCCGATGGCGCTTAGCACCTCCCTTTCTGAGTCCTTTACTGCCTTTGCCCCGGCCAGACATATTGctaggcagatatattagccccaggttaagtaggtcccttttccctggtaaggtaacagggaaggttccagaacaatcaggaactttccgGAAACAATTAAGGccgacaggctgattagaacacctgcagccaatcaagaagctgctagaatcaattaaggcaggctaatcagggcacctgggtttaaaaaggagctcacttcagtttgtggtgcgtgtgtgaggagttgggagcaagaggcactaggagctgagagtgagaaggcatactgctggaagactgagaagtacaatcattatcagacatcaggaggaaggtcctctggtgagaataaagaaggtgttgggaggaggccatggggaagtagcccagggatttGTTGCTGTCACGCAGTTGTTACAgaagccactgtagacagctgcaatccacagagccctgggctggaacccggagtagagggtgggcccgggttccccctatccctccatccccccaaacctcccaaatcctggtcagacacaggaggagttgacctggactgtgggttcacaaaaacagccaaactgagggctgccgtgaatctccgaggcgagcaaatcctccaataagcacaagacccaccaaggtagaggaggaactttgtcacgacTACTACATGAATATTAATGATAGAGTTAGTTGAAAACGCTCCCGTGGAacagttttccactggaaaatgcggatttgacaaaattgaaaattttgTGGAAGTATATCAgttttgttgcatttttttaatgagaaattaACAAAATGTGTTGTTTctactttatcatttttgtttatattatattgtcataatataatataaaaagtcaaaacatttaaaCTTTTATAGTTATTCTACTCTATTCTAAATTATAGCAAAATATCATTAATATAAAAGGAGAAACAAtaacactgaaatattttcagaatattttgtttcaagaaaaatactgagatttcaacttttcagcATGATTTGGAAGGAGATCCTCTTTGATTAAATAGAACCAAAATGTACCAATGCTTTCCACCATGTATTCCTTGAGACAATCTATTCTGCAGAAGGGATCTACTTTTCTTCATGAATGGTACCAGTTAATTGCTCCCATTCTGAGTTAAGGGAACAACTACTGAAGAGTGAAGCCTGGCTTCCTGGGGTTCAGAGGATAACTGGAGGGAATATGGAAAAAACTGCCAGTTCCAAGAtgtatgcaaatatatttttgcagCTACTCCGGCTCCAGGAGCTTTAACTGAGCCAGCAGCTTGTTAATTTTGGACATGCAGGACATTTCCAGAGTGCAATTTTaagttttatatatattgtatagaaggaaaaaaaaaagcacattacTCAATGAGCCTGCTGTCTACGACGTTTGAACAATATCACAGGAAACCTCTTCCCCTGGCCTGCTTTTGGTAGATATTAGAGAGCTGCCTGCTTGTCTATGTTCAGAGAAAGTGCCCCTACTCATGCTGCAGGGCTTTTAAGACCAAATTGACTTTGCTTATTCTGGAGCGGATTCAGCAAACTTGTCACTGCTCATTTGTAGACCAATGCTCTGGGTGCATAGAGACATGAAACCCAGACTCAGtggaatgggccaaattctgtgctgatttaaCACTTCTAAAAAGCCCAAGTTAAGCCAGTGCATTGCACAGAACATCAATCAGCACAGGGTTTGACCCAGTGTATTTGCTGAACTGGTGGAAGGTGATATTGACATGCCAGAGCATACTCAGACCAATTAGGTGTTTAACAATGAACGCTCCTCTTCCCCGTTATTAGAGCCATGTGCTATGGCTTCCGTGCCTATGCAGCCTCCAGAGCCTCCCTTTAAGTCAATGTGGCCTTGAGTAGAGAGAGCTCTGTGGGAAAGTTAATACAGTTCCAGGTGCAGTCCCCACAGATAGCAGGCATCTAAGTTGCTATTTGTCTCAAACTGGACAGCACTGTTGCTCTTACAACATTCGTCCCGCCTTCAACCTCATCCTCTCCCCCTGGCCTGCCATGCATTCTTCCCACATATAGACAACAGGAGAGCTTGCTGCAGGTCCCAATTAGATAGCTTCCCCCATCCTCTTCAGAGCTGTGGGCAGTTCCAGGCACCGAGAGTCTCTACTGCTCTCCAATATATATGGGAGGCACAGTCAGGCCCCAAATTGGTTTTGTAATCCATGCACCATTCAGTATCTGTGTTACAGAATAAAGGGAagaatgagaggaaggatggtcttgtggttaaggcactggaatgggactTAAGGGATCTGGGCTCTGTCCCAGACCTCatgtgtgactttaggcaagtcatttaatctctcttagcttcagttccccatctgtaaaagtggTTAATAAACCTaccttttccctctctttgtcAGTCTTGTCATGGCATTTCATAGCACCTCCCATCTGAGGGCCCTGCAGAAGTAGTATTACTTTTCCTTCATGATAACTATtaaaaaacactttacaaactaaAGATGCCCATTAATTTGACTgttgcttttttctttattattttccaTTAGAAGGGCACATGTAGGAGCTGTGATTTTAATTAGCATATTTCAGTGATGAATGCTATGAAATACCAGGAAAGAAATGTCTGTCACAGACAAAGAGCAAACACTGAGCATAGACACAATGTAACCATGGGGATCAAGGAGAAAAGGAGCCACAAAAattctgggaattttttttttaaatgtgtaataCTTGTATGGTTTCACAGTGACCTAAATGGGCATATAGACTCCTCCAGCATGCACTCCAGTGGTCAGGGGATATAGCAGAAGGGGTTTTCTTTCGCAAGCATTGATGATTTCTccccaattattattattatttgtgttgcagtaaCAGCTAGAGGCCCAACCAAGATCTGGAggccccttgtgctaggcacagaaTATGGGgaaagacagtcccagccccaaagagtttacagtctaaatagataagcTAGACAGAGAGTGAAGGGGAAACCAAGACAGGAAGTGACTCATCTAATGTCCTACAACagatcagtgacagagccaggactagcaccCAAGTCTTCTGTCTCTTAATTCAGTATCCAAGTTGCTAGACCATACTGACTTTCCAAATCTCTGGCATTTCTTGTTTTAACTTTGTCATTTTAAGAATTGGCTAGTTGATGTGCATCTGGATTAACCTGATCTTTCTCTTACTGCACTCTTCATTCTCTACTATCATGAATATGCAGGcctattttattcctttttagtGGGGAtggaagagtttttaaaatgatcactccatGCTGACACACATTTCACAAGAGAGTCCTACTGATGGGTAACATAACAccttcaggattttttttcccattcataAAAACCCACTAAATTCTCCATGGTAATGGGACAATTACAGAGATGGAAAGAAGACGAAATTGAATTGCAAGCAAAATTAAATACAATCTGCAGATTCCAAGGTAGCTTTAAGGCTAAAGAGAGGCTCAAACGCtacagcactggactgagacctgaggtttcttcccagctctgccactggcttgctggtgACCTCAAACAAGtcatttccctgctctgtgcctcagtttccccatgtataaaATGAGGCTAATGATACCTTCTTTGTCAAGCGCTTTGGTGAATGAAAAGCATTATAGAGAGTTAGGTATTATGAATAACTATCTAGTacataggaataataataataataataattaataataaagtatCTAGTCTTTCGAATTCCCCAAGTCCTGCATAACCCTGATGCAGATCACTACGTGACTGGCCAATACAGAACTGCAAAGGAAGCCCATAGCTCAGAGAGCACAGTTCTGACCCCATCTATGTGTGTCACTTCAGCCAGCAAGAATTTGCTGTGAGTTGAAATAATTCAAAAGGGGTAAACAGGCATTAGCTATTAATTATCGGAAAAAATATTGGATGAGCAAGAATTTAATGACCGGACAATATCTGGGCCTGTTTCCCTAGGTATAATCCAGCTCAGACTCCAGGACAGAGTATTCTATTTGTATTTCACATATTTTATAACTGCCCAGTGTTTTTCTCCTTGGATATTTCAGTCATATTTTTTTCTGACACTTCATTAATCACTGGAAGTTTGTTCTAGGAAAAAGTAATGTCAGTATAAAATCTGCATCCTTTCCTCCAGTATGAATGTTGATCTTGGAATTCCTTAGCCTTTTCCTCATTGCCCTAGTATATGATGGCAGTGGTAGCCAATTACTGTTGGTAGAAGTAAGACAGCCACATCTTTCAGCATCCTTTGGAGACAGACTCCAAAGCTCACAGTCACGGTGTAAATTAGAAATCCAGTGCAACCAGCAGTTAGAAAGATTATAGTCCTGCAGTGGGATTAGTACACAGAATCAATGCATTGAGATATTTCATTTCAGCTCTGGGTTTAATGAGATGCTGCTATGATTAAAaatcatacatttaaaaaaagaaaaaaattcccaaTTGCTCTTTCTAATCATATTTTTGATAATTAAAACAGAATGCATTCAAGAATGTAACATACTTTTGACTATTCATGATACctatttgtttatttcttagaGTTTGCACAGTGAAAACAGACTTGTTAGTTTAAATTTAGTCCAAGaattgtattattattgttatctCTTTTACTTTATGTTTTATGTACACTATTGCAATTTAGCAGGGTTTGAGTTGCAACCCTGCATGCCTGCTTGCATCTCAGGTAAAAGCTCACTCAAAATACTCTTTGGCCTAGGAGACCGGAAAGCCTGGATTTGCCTCTTCTACCAACTCATGTTAATACTTCTCTGCAGTTCACAACCCTTGCTACTGAACAAGGTCTCAGTACCCTTTCCCTAGGAGGCAGGCAACTCTCTTTCCTACCAGTTTTTAAGCAAGGTATTGAGAGGCTGCACAAGGTCACAGTTGGTAGAAATGGGAATAGGACCCAGCTCCCTAAGGTGACATATGAAAGTCTCCATCCCTGTGCCATATTCAGTGCTATAGTGtgcctttggcccagccattagTAGTGTGTGGTGTATTAGCTGCACCATCCTACGAGTAGTCCCCTGAGGGATTGTGACTGAGAGAGGAGGTGCTGAAGTTGCACAGGGTCACATCTGGCAAAGGGGTAGTGGCCTGCATCCCTTCAAAGGGCACTacttccttttcttcatgtgcccagccccagctagCTCCACTTGCATGGAATGGGGAGGAGCAATGGCTCTGCATACtattccctttccccttccaccTCCACCCTAACCACTTGcctgcgggtggggtggggggagggaagcaatAGCTATGCAGCCCTTGTGCTCTGGAAACAAGATCCTGGCACATGTAACATGGCcatgcatggggtgggggggaggtctTACAACCTCATGTGCATACCAGGGTGTAAATTAGCCCTAATACATGGTGCAGGTGTGGATACTGTGTACTTTCATAGACTTGGCATGGCATAGACATAGTACTGTAACATACAAGATGCTACACCCATGTAGAAAAACTCTATGTTAAACTGTAGTTATAGTTGAAGACTATTGTGTTATGTACGATGGGGCAGGCAGAGATAACAGACTGCTTAATAATAAAACCTTAACATAAAACTTAACTTAGTTTTTGTAAGCCATTTCCCGGGTTTTGTAAAAGAAAGCAATCTCAATTGATGTTCTGTCCTCTCTGGGACTTGGCATTAGCCCTGCCTGGTGCCCAGCAGCCcttcttctttaaaaaacaactatttatttatttcggAAGTTTTAACTGGTTTACAAATACTTGCCATGTAACTATCAGGGGCAGAACAATAGTCATTACAACAGTGAGTGTTTGTTTATACAGTCATATAATCATCAGACTCTGTTTAACAGGGTGCTGCCATATTGCAGAGGGAGCAGCTTTACACTATCCATGACATGCTGTTTCTGATGATTTTATTAAATGAGTGAAATCTCTGCTTACACATATTTAACAAACCAGGCATTTCTCAACTCCTTCACCTTTTAAGGCCTGCACAGACTGAACCATCAGTATACTCTTCATTACGCAGCTAAACTATGCAACACAGCCTACACTAGTAAAAAAACCTCTGTGCAAATGCACTGTGTATCTCTACAaggagttttcaaagagccaTAACTCAATGAAATCAATAAAAAATATCACCCAAATTCTCCAAATGTATTTCTCCTCAGTGAGAGCTATTTCCATGCCAAATTTCAGCTTTCTTCTCCCAGTCGTTTCCGATGGAGGTCTGTTCAAACAGAGTTGGTTTTTATCATTCTCTTTATATTAAAACATTGTTGAAACATTTTGGCTCAAACTTTCagacgtgcacacacacaaagggggttggactagatgacctcctgaggtcccttccaaccctgatactctatgattctatgatattaccTACAGGCTATGACCAAGTCTCAAATACAGTGGCCTAAAATGAAAGTTTGAGAAAATTATGGTTTGACTGAAAAGGGGGTTCGACTGGAAATTTATGGATCTTAAATATTACCAGTTGGTGCTGATCCTGCtataattaagtttaaaaaaccCCTAAATCTAATGTTTTGGTCTGAACCGCCTGCCTGCACCTCTTTCCCTTTAGTGCAAATGCTTGAGTAGCAGTTGCTGTGTTAAGGAAAAGGCTGATGGAGTTGTTCCATCACAGCAAGATTTCTCTGCAGCATGAGAAGGCGGAATACTTTCCACCCACAGGTCAGTTCTCAGTTTCCTTCTCATAGATAGTTATTTTCAGCCCTATGAAGAAACTGTAGCACCGTGTGTTAATAGGAGGTGCTGACAGTTTAGTAGGTAGGGTTGTTATTGTCGACAGCTTGTAGCATTACACCTTTAACAAGAAAATTGCAGCAATTACCTAACTGGGGGGAAAAGTGTTTGTGCAAAACCCATTCCAAGTGTTTTACCTTGGAGACTATAGTTCTGTTAATATTTATTCTAGCATATTTACTTGGGGATTTCTTATTTGAGGGAGACATTCTTAGAATTTCATTGGAGGAGAGAGTTTAAGTTTTACCTTTCATTGGGGCGGCAGAGAGTTTTATGAAGAAACATGTAAGGTGAATTTCCTTAGCTTTCGCAGTGGTTAAGTTGCCTGTGTTCCACATTTATTCTTAATATATAACTCTGTCTGTTAGATACAAAAACGGTGGCTGGAGGAAATTGTAAGTACCTGGCCCAAAGCCCATtaactcaatggaaagactcccattgactccagtcaGTTTTGCATCCAGTGCTAAATTAGTGACTTGTCACAGAAGAGACATTGAATTGTAAAGTTGTCTTGGGATTGAGTGCTTGATTTGCACATcttggaaactatttaaaatgtaGTTAAAGGATTGACAGCTGCATCAGGAAGGTGCAAGATAGAAGCTGAAAAATCTAGCCAGCCCCTATATGGTGTATGCAAGGTGGTCATGAAAGAGTTATTTTCCTAAGAATTCAGGCCAAACATtcaacttgggtgcctaaagcaTAGGCACCGAGAAAAGTCAGTCAGTGACCACTTAAGTCAGTAAGAGCTGCACATGTTCAGGTCACTTTTACATATGTTCCTCCAGCTAAGTTTGGGTGCCTGAAATTTGGCTGCCTGAAATTTGATAATTTTGACCACAGGGCTCAGTTGTGTATTCCTTGCATGTTCAGAATTCCCACTGAATGTAATGGTCACAGCTACTCTATAATTACTGCTCTGCTAAagcacccagctgcagacaaGAGCCCAGTCTTGCAAACCCTGTAGCACATGAGGAACTTTATACAGatggagtagtcccattgatacCAGTGGTACTGCTCAGCGGCCTGATACAAAGCAtgttg
The sequence above is drawn from the Natator depressus isolate rNatDep1 chromosome 7, rNatDep2.hap1, whole genome shotgun sequence genome and encodes:
- the LOC141991690 gene encoding histone H4; translation: MSGRGKGSKGLRKGGAKRHRKALHDNIQGITKPAIRRLARRGGVKRVSGLIYEETRGVLKVFLEHVIHDAVTYTEHAKRKTVTATDVVYTLKHQGRTLYGFRG